The nucleotide sequence ATTGACAAAAGTTAAAGGTAACTCTAAAATATACTGGAGGTTTAGTTTCATGGATAATGATATAACTCAAATAACACTTATAGATGAAGATGGTGTGGAAAGAAATTTCCAGGTTGTAACCAAGATGGATATAGAAAACAAGGAATATGTAGTTGTTGTTCCAGAAGAATCAAATGATTCTGAAGCAATAATTCTTAGAATAGATAAAGACTCAGATGGTAACGATGTATTAGTGACAGTTGAGGATGATAATGAATTTAATGTAGTAAGCGAGGCTTATGAAACATTGTTTTCAGAAGATGATATGAATTAAAATATATGGGATGGGAGGTATGTAAGATGGCAAAATTATCTCCTTTAGAAATAGAAAAACTAAAGAACAATCTTAAAGATAAAGGATATAAGCTTACTCCTCAGAGGAGAGCCGTTTTGGATATTATAATTGATAATGAAGGGCAGCATCTTACGGTTGAAGAATTGTATGATTTAGTAAAGTTAGAATGTCCGGAGATAGGTTTAGCAACAGTATATAGAACAGTTCAACTTTTAGATGAACTGGGCGTTATAAGTAAGTTGGATTTAAACGATGGCTTAAGCAGATATGAATTGGTGCACGAAAATGAGCCGCATCAACATCATCATCTAATTTGTACTGCATGTGGAAAGGTTACAGAAGTTCAGGGAGATTTATTAGATGAATTAGAAGATTGTATAGAAAATAAGTACCATTTCTTAATTAAAAACCATAGCGTTAAATTCTATGGAATATGCAGTGAATGTAGAAAAAAACTATAAATAATATTTGTAGTTTAAATATAAAAATTAAATTAATAAAATCGAGTAACGAAGGAGGGTAGTAGATAATGCGACGAGAAAAAGATAAGATTAAAATTATACCTCTAGGTGGGGTGGATGAAATAGGAAAAAATCTTACGGTTATCGAATACAGAGAGGAGATAGCTGTTATAGATTGCGGTCTTAGTTTTCCAGATGAAGAAATGTTCGGTATAGATTTAGTAATACCTGATGTAACTTATTTAATAAAGAATAGGGAAAAGGTAAAGGGAATATTTTTGACTCATGGACATGAAGATCATATTGGTGCGTTGCCTTATGTTTTAAAAGAGTTAAATGTTCCGGTATATGGTACTAAACTTACTATTGGAATAGTTGAAACTAAACTTAAAGAGCATAATTTGCTTAGTAAAGTTGATTTAAAGGTAGTAAAGCCTAGGGATATAATTAAACTCAATAGCATGTCTATTGAATTCATAAGACAAAGTCATAGTATTGCAGACTCTGTAGCTATTGCAATACATACACCTATGGGTGTAGTTCTTCACACAGGAGATTTTAAGGTGGATTATACACCTATAGATGGATGTGTAGCAGATTTTGCAAGATTTGCAGAGCTTGGCAAGAGAGGTGTTCTTGCTATGATGTGCGACAGCACTAACGTAGAAAGACCAGGATATACTATGTCAGAAACTACAGTGGGGGAAACTTTTAACACTGTATTTACAAAGGCTAAAGGAAGAATTATAGTTGCAACTTTTGCATCTAATATTCACAGAATACAGCAAATAGTTGAGGCCGCAGAACGCTATAATAGAAAAGTAGCGGTTTCGGGAAGAAGTATGGAAAATATAGTAGCTGTAGCTATTGAACTTGGTTACCTAAAAGTTAAGGAAGGTGTTTTAATAGGCATTGATGCCATAAATAGATACGCCGATAACAAAATAGTTATAATTACTACAGGAAGCCAAGGAGAGCCAATGTCTGCACTTACAAGGATGGCAGCTCAGGAACACAAAAAAGTAAAAATACAGGAAGGCGATATGGTAGTAATATCAGCTAACCCTATACCTGGAAATGAAAAGTTGGTTTCAAGAGTTATAAATCAATTATTTAAAAAAGGTGCAGAAGTTATTTATGAAGCTTTGGCAGATGTCCATGTTTCAGGTCACGCTTGTCAAGAAGAACTTAAGCTAATGCATACTCTTATAAAGCCTAGATTTTTTATACCAGTCCATGGAGAATACAGGCATTTAAAACAGCATAAAGAGCTGGCAACCAATTTAGGAATGCCTAAAGCTAACGTTGTAATTCCAGAAATCGGTGGCGTTATAGAATTAACAAGAAGCAGCATAAAGAAAACCGATACTGTAGTTGCAGGTAAAGTGTTTGTAGATGGTCTTGGTGTAGGTGATGTAGGAAATATAGTTTTAAGAGATAGAAAACATCTTTCACAGGATGGAATAGTAACAGTTGTTGTTACTATAGAAAAAGTAAGTGGTACTGTAATTGCTGGACCTGACATTATTTCAAGAGGATTTGTGTATGTAAGAGAATCTGAAGATTTAATGGAGGAGTCAAAAGAAATTGTAAAGACAGCACTGCTTGAATGTGAAGAAAAGCACATTACAGAGTGGGCAACTATAAAATCAAACATAAAGGATGTATTAAGAATATTCCTTTATGAGAGAACAAAGAGAAAGCCTATGATACTTCCTATAATTATGGAAGTGTAAATTTAATTCATATTAGAGGAATTAAATAAAAAAATAAATAAATTTTTTATGAAATAGTTTACTTTGGTTTAAGTAGATTGACTTTTTAAATACTTAATATTAAAATATTAATTGGTACTAGAAAATTGGATGCTTTACGTATCCAATTTTTATTTATGATTTCACGTAGTATTAGTGAAATATACGGAGGAAGAGAAATGGAAAAAATTACTAGAAATGATATAAGAAATATTGCTATAATAGCCCACGTTGACCATGGTAAGACTACTCTCGTGGATGCTTTACTTAGACAAAGTCATGTTTTTAGAGCAAATGAGAAAGTTGAAGAGAGAGTAATGGATTCTAATGATCTAGAAAAAGAAAGAGGAATAACAATACTTTCTAAAAATACATCTTTAATGCATGATGGAATTAAAATTAACATAGTAGATACTCCAGGACATGCTGATTTTGGTGGAGAGGTTGAGCGTGTACTTAAAATGGTAGACAGTGTTCTTCTTTTAGTAGATGCTTTTGAGGGACCTATGCCTCAGACTAAATTTGTTTTGAAAAAAGCTTTAGAGCTTAAATTAAAACCAATAGTTGTAATAAATAAAATAGATAAGCCAAATGCTAGACCTATGGAAGTTGTAGATGAAGTTTTGGACTTGTTTATAGACTTAGGTGCAGATGAAGATCAACTTGACTTCCCAATAGTTTATGCTTCTGCAAAAGCTGGTATTGCTAAGCTTGATGTAGATGATGAAAGCGAAACAATGGAACCTTTGTTCGAGACTATTGTTAAATACGTTAAAGGTCCTGAAGGATATCTTGATGAACCACTTCAAATGCTTGTTTCTACAATAGATTCTAATGAATATGTTGGTAGAATTGCAATAGGAAGAGTTGAAAGAGGATCTATAAAGAAGAATCAGCAGGCTGTTTTAATAAGACGTGATGGAGCAAAGGAAAATGTAAAAATTTCAAGCTTATTTACTTATGAAGGTCTTAAGAGAGTTGAAGCTGATGAAGTTAAGTTTGGAGATATTGCTGTAGTTTCAGGAATACCTGATGTTAATATCGGAGAAACAATTGCAGATGCATCTAGACCAGAAGCATTACCTTTTGTAGATATTGATGAGCCTACATTAAGCATGTTCTTCATGGTAAATGATTCTCCTTTTGCAGGTAGAGAAGGCGATTTCGTTACATCAAGGCATTTAAGAGACAGACTTGAAAAGGAATTAGAGACAAACGTAAGTTTAAAAGTTGAAGAAACTGATTCAGCTGATAAATTCAAGGTAAGTGGAAGAGGAGAACTTCATCTTTCAATATTGATAGAAACAATGAGAAGAGAAGGATTCGAATTCCAAGTATCTAAACCAACTGTAATATACAAAGAGGAAAATGGTAAGAAGTTAGAGCCAATTGAAGAGCTCACAATAGACGTACCAGAAGAATTTATGGGCGTTGTAATGGAGAAGCTTGGACCTAGAAAGGCTGAACTTGTTAACATGACTTCAGCTGTAAATGGTTATACAAGATTAGAGTTCAAAATACCTTCTAGAGGTTTAATTGGATTCAGAAATGAGTTCATGACAGATACAAAGGGAAATGGAATAATGAACTCTACACTTATAGATTATGAACCATTTAGAGGAGATATTCCTGAAAGATCAAGAGGATCTATAGTTGTTTTTGAAACAGGAGTTTCAGTTGTCTATGGATTGTACAGTGCTCAAGAAAGAGGAAGATTATTTGTTGGTGCTGGAGTAGATGTTTACGAAGGAATGGTAGTTGGAGAATGTTCAAGAGCCGAAGATATCGAAGTTAATGTTTGTAAGAAAAAGCATCTTTCAAACACTAGATCTTCTGGAGCTGATGATGCTTTAAAATTAGTTCCAATTCCTGACATGTCTTTAGAGAAATGTCTTGAGTTTATAGCATCTGATGAATTGGTAGAAATCACTCCAAAGAGCATTAGAATGAGAAAGAAAGTCTTAGATACAAATTTACGTAAGAAGAAAAGAAAATAGCTTTTAGAGGAATGGGTAATATGAAAGTACAAACTATTTTAAAGAAGAAAGTTTATATATTTCTGTTTTTAATCCTAGTATTAATTTGTGCATCAGCTGCATATTTTAAGCATGCTATGAATTACCCTTTTAAAATTAAAAACGATGTTAGTTTTCAAGTAAATAATGGTGATAATCCATATTCTGTTATGAACAGATTAGATAAACAGAATATGATTAAGAATAAACTATTTATAAAAGCTTACATTAAATATAATAAAGTTCCCGGTGATATAAAGCCGGGACTTTATTCAATAAAAAAAGGGGAATCTTCAAAGAAGTTTTTTCAAGATATAGCTGAAGGAAACTTTTCTAGTGACTATGTTAAGGTTACTATACCTGAAGGATATGATATAGAGGAGATTGCTAATTTATTTGATAAAAAGGGATTAATAAATAGAGATGAATTTATAAATGCTTGCAAGAATTATAGTATACCTAAGTACATAAAAAATGACGACAACAGAAAGTATAAGCTTGAGGGGTACCTTTTTCCGGATACCTATGAATTTAAAAAAGGTACAAAGGGAAAAGATATTATTGATACTATGATTAAGAGATTTGATGAAGTATTTAAACAAGCACAAAAGGACACTGGCAAGAGTGGAAGCGATGTGGACCAAACAATAATAATGGCGTCAGTTGTTGAAAGAGAAGCAGAAGTAGATAAGGATAGACCAGTTATAGCTTCCGTATTTTTTAACAGACTAAAAATTAAAATGAAGCTGCAGTCTTGTGCCACAGTTGAGTATGCACTTGGTCATCACAAAAATAAATTGTCCAATGCAGATTTAAAGACAAAATCAAATTACAATACCTATTTAATAGACGGTATGCCGGAAGGACCAATATGTTCTCCAGGTAAAGAATCTATTAAAGCTGCGTTAAATCCTTCCAGCACAAACTATATTTATTTTGTTTCGAATAATGATGGAACTCACTTCTTTACAAGTGATTATAATGAGTTTTTAAAGGTTAAGAAAAAAACTCAAGGATTTTAATTTGGAGGAAATTTTATGGGCAAAATAATGTATGACTATATAAGTGATTATATTAGAAATTTAATTCCTGAGCATGAAGGTGTATTAAAGGAATTAGAAGAGTATGCGGCAGAAAACAATGTGCCTATAGTTCACAAAGAGACAGCAAAATTTCTCGAATTTATGATGCAGGTAAAAAAACCACTTAAAATTTTAGAGCTTGGTACGGCAATAGGTTATTCTGCATCACTTATGGCTTTGAATTCAAATGCACATATCACAACTGTTGATAGAAGTGATAAAATGATTGAAATTGCATTAGAAAATATAAAGAAGTTTGGATTAGATGATAGAATTGAAGTTCTAAATGGAGAATGTATAGATGTAATTAAGAGTTTAAATGACAAGTATGATGTTATTTTTATAGATGCAGGAAAGGGACATTACGAGGACTTTTTTAACGAGTCTTTGAGGATTCTAAAGGATGACGGCATAATAATAGCAGATAATGTATTATTTAGAGGAATGGTTGCCAGCAATGATCTTTTAGAGAGAAGAAAGATTACAATTGTTAAAAGAATGAGAAGATACCTTGACGTTGTTTCTAATAGACCTGACTTTACTACATCAGTAATTCCAATGGGAGATGGAATTGCAGTCACAACAAGGAGGAAAAGCAATGAATAAACCCGAACTTTTAGCACCAGCAGGTAATATTGAAAAATTAAAGACAGCTATTGAATTCGGTGCGGATGCTGTCTATTTAGGTGGTAGTAAACTTAATTTAAGAGCTTTTGCTGATAATTTCTCGCTAGATGAATTAAAAGAAGGAATAGAATTTGCACACAGCCGAAATAAAAAAGTGTATATTACACTAAATGTTTTTCCTCATAATGAGGATTTAAACGGGCTTGAAGAGTATTTAAAAGATCTTTATGAAATTAAGGCGGATGCAGTTATAGTATCTGATCCAGGCATAATTATGACAGCTAGAGAAGTTGTACCTAACCTGGAAATTCACCTTAGCACACAAGCCAATAGTGTTAACTATAAAACAGCTATATTTTGGCATAAGCAGGGAGTTAAGAGAATAGTTGTAGCAAGAGAACTTTCATTAAAAGAAATAAAATCAATGAAAGAAAAAATACCTGAAACTTGTGAGATAGAGGCATTTGTACATGGTTCTATGTGCATATCTTACTCAGGAAGATGTCTTCTTTCTAATTATATGACAGGAAGAGATTCCAATAGGGGTGCTTGTGCACAACCATGCAGATATAAGTATTCATTGGTAGAAGAAAAGAGACCAAACGAATACTTCCCAGTTTATGAGGATGAAAAGGGAACTTATATAATGAATTCTAAGGATTTGTGCATGATAGAGCATATACCAGACTTAATAAGTGCTGGAATTGATTCCTTAAAGATTGAAGGAAGAATGAAGAGTTCATACTATGTTGCATCTGTAGTAAAAGCATATAGAGAAGCTATTGACACATATTTTGAAAATCCAGAGGAATATAAGTTTAATGAAAAGTGGATGGAATATCTTACTAAGCCAAGTCATAGAAGATATACTACAGGATTTTATTACGGCGATAGTAATAAACAGCACTATGAATCTTCATCTTATATAAGAGATTTTGATATTGTTGGTATAGTTAGAAGCTATGATAAAGAAACTGGAATAGCAGTTATAGAGCAGAGAAATAAGTGTTATGCTGGAGATAAAGTGGAGGTTTTAAGGCCTCGTGGAGAAAACCTTGAAATAGAACTTAAAGATTTGAAAAACAAAGATGGAGAGGCAATTGAGAGCACACCTGTAGCGCAAATGATATATACTATTAAAACTGATAAAGTGCTTGAAAGCGGAAATATGCTGATTAAAGGTAAAAATTAGCATGTAACCTGAATAAAATACCTTATTTTGGTCCAAAATGGATTAAAGTGAGGTGTTTTTTTTATGGAGAGAACAAGAATAAAATGTATTTTGATTTTTTTAGGTATATTTGCGGTATTTGCATTTCTATGTACAAGGCTTTATTTAATTATGAATGTATATAGTAAAGATTTAGAGACTAATTACAGCAGACAAAATACATCAAGTGAGAGAATTAAAAATATAAATTATGATGTTGTGGATTGTAATGGCAAAAATATGCTTACTTTTAACAGAAAATATTATGTTGTAATAAATCCATATATTTTTACGCAAAACAATAGTGATACAAATAAAAGAGAGCTTTATGCATTATCTTATATATTAAAAAATTACGATAATAAATACGATTTAACTAACATAGATATTAAAAGCGAATCAAGCAAAATATACTGGAGCATCAATGAAACACTTTATAATGATCTTTCAAAGTTTAAAAATGTAAATGGAGTATATACTTATTTTGTTGATGAGGTAAATAGGGATAAGGCTTCGGATATATGCAACATTATTACAAATCCTATGGATAAGGATAACAAGAAGTTTAAAGCCAATGCCTCTATAGAAAAAGCTGTATATAATGAATTTAAGAATTCCCCATTTCCTGAAAAAAACTTTGTAAATGATTCATATGGAAATCTAATTGCAACTAATGGTGGGCAAAATAAAGGTAAATCAGAGGTTAAATTAACTATAGATAAGGACATTAATGATAAAGTTCAGAATATACTAGACAGCAGTGGATTGAAACAGGTATCAGCAATTTTAATGCAGAGTGATAATGGAGCAGTAAGAGCTATGGTACAAAAGGATAAATATGCCCCTAACATAAATCTTGGTGGTGGTGGAATATACTATCCAGGCTCCATATTTAAAGCTGTAGTTGAGGAAGCTGCAATTGAAACTGGCAAACTGGATTTAAATAAACCAATAAAAAATACAGGAGAGTTTAGTGAGGATAAACTTTATGATTACTGCACTCCAGAAAAGGCTTTTATAATATCATCAAATGATGTTTTTATAAACATAGGACATCTAGCTGGATTTGATAATATATATGATCTTAGTAAAAGACAAGGACTTTTTAATAAGGTTTTAAACTTTGATTTAGAGTCGGAGGGAAGACTTGATAATAACGATTCTAATAGTGAAGGTAATTTAAGTTTGCTTTCCTATGGTCAAAGTATAAGAATAACGCCTATAGAAGCAATTGCTATCCCAAATACTGTAATTAATCACGGCATATATGTAAAGCCCCATATTATTGATTCATATATTGTAAATGATAAAGTAAAAACAAATCAAATTTACAGTTCAAGGGTTATAAAAGAAAGCACTGCAAATATAATGAAAGAGCAATTTAAGAAGGTATTAACAGATAAAGATGGAACAGGTAAACTTGCGTATACAAATAATAAATGCATAGGAGGAAAAACAGGAACAGCACAGAGAATAAACGGACATGATGTTAAGAGTGTGGATGGATGGTTTGTTGGATTCTTTGATTTAAAGGGTGTAAACTATTCAGCTGTTATATTTGTGCCTGGGATAGATGAGAAACTAAGCGCAGGCTCTGAAGCAGCTCCTATATTTAAAAAAATAGTAACGGATTTAAATAAATAGGGCAGCTAATTTATTTCTTTAAAAAGGTAACAAAAATTATGTCTTGTGAATAGTATAAATTGATAGGTTTTCTAATTTACAAAGTAACGAGAATACCTATAACAGCGTAGGATAAATAGTTTTAACCGTAATTGTGGTTAAACTTAAGTTAGTTTTGAAAGCATTATTAGGAGGATTACCTGTGTTTGTAATGTATTGTTTATTTAATATAGTGGGAAGTATCACATTTTTTGTAGCTTATATTGGTAACGGTGCATCGTTTCCTCAACCACTTTCCGAAAGTGAAGAAAAGTATTATTTAAAAAAGTTAAAGGAAGGTGATCCCCTTGCAAAAAACATACTCATAGAAAGAAATTTAAGACTTGTAGCTCACATTGTAAAAAAATATTCTTATTCAGGTAAAGAAGTTGATGATTTAATATCCATAGGCACCATAGGGCTTATAAAGGCCATTGATTCATATAATGTATCAAAAGGTACTAGACTTGCAACCTATGCTGCTAGATGCATTGAAAATGAGATATTAATGCTCATACGAAATAATAAAAAAAGCAAGAATGAGGTTTATCTTCAAGATCCGATAGGAGTAGATAAAGAGGGGAATGAAATATCACTTATCGATATATTGAGCAGCGATGACGATTCTGTAATTGAAATAGTTGAGAACAGAATTCAAATTGGAAAACTTTATGTAGAGATAAATAGAGTGCTAAAAGGACGTGAAAAAGCAATAATTAAGATGAGATATGGTCTCGGTGATGGAAAACCAAGAAATCAAAGAGAGATAGCACAAATATTGGGTATATCTAGATCATATGTTTCAAGAATAGAAAAGAGGGCATTAAAAAAATTGTATAGGCAACTAAACGGAAACTGCAAAATATAAAAACATGCTTTGTAACAATATAATTGTAATTATATAAAAATTAATTTATAATAAAAATGTTATAAAAGTTAGAACTTATGGTTAAATTTCTATAAAAACATTAAAAAATAAAAAAATAAGAAAAGACTTATTTTTACTAATTTATGGTAAAATATCTTGAATATTATGAGTTTTGGCCTACCTTTATATAAACTAAGAAAAGGCTTTAAAACTTATTATATTCAGGGGGGTTAAATAGGGAGGAATATTTATAAATGAAAAACTTAAAAGACTTACTTAAAATACTTGTTGAAAAAGAAGGTTCAGATCTTCATATTTCTGTTAATGTTCAGCCGGTAATTAGAATAAATGGTGAGTTAAATGTATTAAACGATAAAAATAAGATAACTAAGGATGAAGTAAAAAATTATGCTATGCAGCTGCTTGGTGATGACTATGATAAATATTTGAAGGCAGGAGAATTTGATGCGTCATACACTCTTAATGGTGTTGGTATGTTCAGAGTTAATGTGTATAAGGAAAGAGGAAACGACGCCATAGCTGTTAGGAATATTCCATCAAAAATTTTAAGCCCTAAGGAACTTGGGTTTCCAGATGTTTTTAATGATTTAATAAATGCTAAAATGGGACTTGTTCTTGTTACAGGACCAACAGGAAGTGGAAAAAGTACAACAGTTGCATCAATTATAAATGAATTTAATTTAAATACAAAACGTCACATAATTACACTTGAAGATCCTATAGAGTATGTACATAAGAGTAATAAAAGCTTAATAAATCAAAGGGAAATCGGAAAAGATAGTGGTTCATATGTGGCAGCTTTAAAGGCGGCCTTAAGAGAGGACCCAGATGTAATCTTTGTAGGAGAAATGAGAGATATGGAAACTATTACTGCGGCTATTACGGCAGCAGAGACAGGTCATCTAGTACTTTCAACATTACATACTATTGGTGCGGATAAAACCATAGATAGAATAATCGATGTATTTCCTGAGCATAATCAGACGCAAGTAAGAATTCAGCTTGCCTCTGTTCTTAAGGGAGTAGTTTCTCAGCAGCTTTTAAAGAAAAAGGACGAGTCTGGAAGAATACCAGCATTTGAAATAATGACCTTCACACCAGCTGTACAAAATTTAATAAGGGAAGGAAAAACTCATCAAATACAGTCTCTTATTCAGACAGGAAGCAAGTACGGTATGATAACTATGGATAAATGTATAATAGATTTGTATAAAAAGGGAATAATATCGTATGAAACCGCTGTGCAGTCAAGTGTAGATAAAGAATTCGTGACTAAAATGCTTATACTATAAATGAAGCGTAAAAATTAAATAAAAGCAAGTTTGTGGTAAAAATTTTAAGTTAAAAGTTAATAAATTTACAATTTCATAAAATACTATGGTATTTGATAAATTTTTGTGATAAAATAACTTTGTTTAGGGGGGATACATAGTGAATGAAGTAAAGTCTATACTACATGTAATTTCACGTGTCTTCACAAATACGGTTTTTATCATATCAATGTATTATCTATGTATATCATTCTTTGGTATTATACGAAAAAAGGATGGTAAAAAATTTGAGCCCAAAAAAACCTTTGCACTTGTTGTAGCTGCACATAATGAAGAAGCTGTAATAAGTGATATGGTTGTGAGTTTAAATAAATTGGATTATCCCGATGATATGTATGACATATTTGTAATTGCAGATAACTGTAGTGATAACACTGCTGAAAAGGCACGAGAAAAGGGAGCAAAGGTTTACGAAAGAGTGAACAAAGAAAAAAGAGGTAAAGGATATGCTCTAGAATGGATGTTCAGCAAACTGTTTAAAATGGATAAAAAATACGATGCAGTGGTAATATTTGATGCTGATAATTTAGCCTCTAAAAATTTTCTCAAAGAAATGAATAAAAAATTATGTGAAGGTTACAAGGTTGTTCAGGGATACTTAGACAGTAAAAATCCTAGAGATTCATGGATAACAGGAAGTTATTCAATAGCCTTCTGGTCTACTGATAGAATGTTTCAACTGTCTAGAAGTAATTTAGGCCTTTCAAATCAATTAGGAGGAACAGGCTGCTGCTTTGAAACTGAAATTTTAAGGAAATTAGGTTGGGGAGCAACTTGTCTTACAGAGGATTTGGAATTTACATGCAAGCTTGTTTTAAATGGTTATAAGGTAGGTTGGGCTCATGATGCGGTAATTTATGATGAAAAACCACTTACACTTGTTCAATCTTGGCATCAAAGAATAAGATGGATGCAGGGATTTTCAGATGTAGCCAGTAGATATTTTTTCAAGCTTTTAAAAAGCGCAATAGTCAATAGAAGCTTTGCTGCATTTGATTGTGCTATATACAGCATTAATCCGTTTATGACAATTTTATTTAGTATATCAATGATTCTAGGCTTTGTAGATACATCATTAGCAACTATACATAATATTCCACTTGCCTTTGATACTGCAAAAATTTTTGATATAACTCCATTAAAGGTATTTTTATTTATAGCAGCAGTATTTCAGTATGTGTACACACCATTTTTGTTAGCACTAGATAAAAAGCTAGACATTAAAATGATATGGTATTATGTTATAATTTATCCTATATACCTTATAACATGGCTTCCAATAACAATTATCGGTATTCTTAAGAAGAACAATAAGGATTGGAATCATACAAAGCACACAAGAAGTGTTGATATATCAGATTTGGAAAAAGCTAACTAAAGTAAAAGTAGTATATAGAAAAAGGGTATCCCTGATATCCTTTTTTTATTTACAATTAAACATAAGATTAAATATTTTTTTAATAAATAAAAGGGAATTTTATTTTTGTGTTGAATATATAATTGTGCTTCTCTGTGAGGGGGGAATTAATGTATGAATAATTATATTATAGGAATAGATGTTGGTTCATCCAAGATTTGTATAGCATTAGGAAAGTTAACGAAAAAAGGAGAGGTCCAGATAATAGGAGTTACATCTTCAAAATGCGAGGGAGTAAAAAAATCTATTGTTGTTAATATAGATAGTACAGCTGAATCTATAAAAAATTGTATGGCTAAACTAAAAAAAATGGTGGAATTTGATTTGGATGATGTGTACGTTGCACTCCATGGAAGCATAAGTGAGCTTATACATAACAAAGGTGTGGTGGCTGTATCCTCAGATGATAGAGCAATAACCAGTAGTGATGTTAAAAGGGTTATTGAATCTACTAGATTTATATCAGTTGCATCTGATAGAGAGATTATTGGAGTGGAACCCCAACAGTTTATTGTAGATGGTTACGATAATATAAAAGACCCTGTTGGAATGAGTGGGACTAAATTA is from Clostridium acetobutylicum ATCC 824 and encodes:
- a CDS encoding DUF1292 domain-containing protein, coding for MDNDITQITLIDEDGVERNFQVVTKMDIENKEYVVVVPEESNDSEAIILRIDKDSDGNDVLVTVEDDNEFNVVSEAYETLFSEDDMN
- a CDS encoding Fur family transcriptional regulator, whose translation is MAKLSPLEIEKLKNNLKDKGYKLTPQRRAVLDIIIDNEGQHLTVEELYDLVKLECPEIGLATVYRTVQLLDELGVISKLDLNDGLSRYELVHENEPHQHHHLICTACGKVTEVQGDLLDELEDCIENKYHFLIKNHSVKFYGICSECRKKL
- a CDS encoding ribonuclease J, whose protein sequence is MRREKDKIKIIPLGGVDEIGKNLTVIEYREEIAVIDCGLSFPDEEMFGIDLVIPDVTYLIKNREKVKGIFLTHGHEDHIGALPYVLKELNVPVYGTKLTIGIVETKLKEHNLLSKVDLKVVKPRDIIKLNSMSIEFIRQSHSIADSVAIAIHTPMGVVLHTGDFKVDYTPIDGCVADFARFAELGKRGVLAMMCDSTNVERPGYTMSETTVGETFNTVFTKAKGRIIVATFASNIHRIQQIVEAAERYNRKVAVSGRSMENIVAVAIELGYLKVKEGVLIGIDAINRYADNKIVIITTGSQGEPMSALTRMAAQEHKKVKIQEGDMVVISANPIPGNEKLVSRVINQLFKKGAEVIYEALADVHVSGHACQEELKLMHTLIKPRFFIPVHGEYRHLKQHKELATNLGMPKANVVIPEIGGVIELTRSSIKKTDTVVAGKVFVDGLGVGDVGNIVLRDRKHLSQDGIVTVVVTIEKVSGTVIAGPDIISRGFVYVRESEDLMEESKEIVKTALLECEEKHITEWATIKSNIKDVLRIFLYERTKRKPMILPIIMEV
- the typA gene encoding translational GTPase TypA; the encoded protein is MEKITRNDIRNIAIIAHVDHGKTTLVDALLRQSHVFRANEKVEERVMDSNDLEKERGITILSKNTSLMHDGIKINIVDTPGHADFGGEVERVLKMVDSVLLLVDAFEGPMPQTKFVLKKALELKLKPIVVINKIDKPNARPMEVVDEVLDLFIDLGADEDQLDFPIVYASAKAGIAKLDVDDESETMEPLFETIVKYVKGPEGYLDEPLQMLVSTIDSNEYVGRIAIGRVERGSIKKNQQAVLIRRDGAKENVKISSLFTYEGLKRVEADEVKFGDIAVVSGIPDVNIGETIADASRPEALPFVDIDEPTLSMFFMVNDSPFAGREGDFVTSRHLRDRLEKELETNVSLKVEETDSADKFKVSGRGELHLSILIETMRREGFEFQVSKPTVIYKEENGKKLEPIEELTIDVPEEFMGVVMEKLGPRKAELVNMTSAVNGYTRLEFKIPSRGLIGFRNEFMTDTKGNGIMNSTLIDYEPFRGDIPERSRGSIVVFETGVSVVYGLYSAQERGRLFVGAGVDVYEGMVVGECSRAEDIEVNVCKKKHLSNTRSSGADDALKLVPIPDMSLEKCLEFIASDELVEITPKSIRMRKKVLDTNLRKKKRK
- the mltG gene encoding endolytic transglycosylase MltG, with protein sequence MKVQTILKKKVYIFLFLILVLICASAAYFKHAMNYPFKIKNDVSFQVNNGDNPYSVMNRLDKQNMIKNKLFIKAYIKYNKVPGDIKPGLYSIKKGESSKKFFQDIAEGNFSSDYVKVTIPEGYDIEEIANLFDKKGLINRDEFINACKNYSIPKYIKNDDNRKYKLEGYLFPDTYEFKKGTKGKDIIDTMIKRFDEVFKQAQKDTGKSGSDVDQTIIMASVVEREAEVDKDRPVIASVFFNRLKIKMKLQSCATVEYALGHHKNKLSNADLKTKSNYNTYLIDGMPEGPICSPGKESIKAALNPSSTNYIYFVSNNDGTHFFTSDYNEFLKVKKKTQGF
- a CDS encoding O-methyltransferase — protein: MGKIMYDYISDYIRNLIPEHEGVLKELEEYAAENNVPIVHKETAKFLEFMMQVKKPLKILELGTAIGYSASLMALNSNAHITTVDRSDKMIEIALENIKKFGLDDRIEVLNGECIDVIKSLNDKYDVIFIDAGKGHYEDFFNESLRILKDDGIIIADNVLFRGMVASNDLLERRKITIVKRMRRYLDVVSNRPDFTTSVIPMGDGIAVTTRRKSNE
- a CDS encoding peptidase U32 family protein gives rise to the protein MNKPELLAPAGNIEKLKTAIEFGADAVYLGGSKLNLRAFADNFSLDELKEGIEFAHSRNKKVYITLNVFPHNEDLNGLEEYLKDLYEIKADAVIVSDPGIIMTAREVVPNLEIHLSTQANSVNYKTAIFWHKQGVKRIVVARELSLKEIKSMKEKIPETCEIEAFVHGSMCISYSGRCLLSNYMTGRDSNRGACAQPCRYKYSLVEEKRPNEYFPVYEDEKGTYIMNSKDLCMIEHIPDLISAGIDSLKIEGRMKSSYYVASVVKAYREAIDTYFENPEEYKFNEKWMEYLTKPSHRRYTTGFYYGDSNKQHYESSSYIRDFDIVGIVRSYDKETGIAVIEQRNKCYAGDKVEVLRPRGENLEIELKDLKNKDGEAIESTPVAQMIYTIKTDKVLESGNMLIKGKN